The nucleotide sequence CCTCGGCGAAGATCGCCGACGCGGCTACCTGCCGCTGCCGGCGCCAATTTGAAAACGTCATCGGGTGCAGCTTCGCCTCCCGGCAGAACTCCGCCTGCGTCGTCCCGCTGCGCTCGAATCGATCCACGTACTCCTGCCGCTGCTGCGGCGTGTAGCGCTGGTTCCTCCGGATAGATGCCATCCCCCGAGTCTAGCCGGTACGAATCGCCCCGTCACCACGCCCAAGTTGAACGCTTACTACCGGTCAGGCTCGCACGCTTTCAGCAATGAGCCCCAGACCCGCCCACGCGGCAGGATCCCCGAGTGCCAGCTCCAATCGACTGCCATTGAGCAGGTGCAGGACCGCCCCGCCGCCGAGAACCGGCACGTGACCGGCTCCGTTTGGTGCCGGC is from Opitutus sp. ER46 and encodes:
- a CDS encoding transposase, encoding MASIRRNQRYTPQQRQEYVDRFERSGTTQAEFCREAKLHPMTFSNWRRQRQVAASAIFAEVQMSAPAPNGAGHVPVLGGGAVLHLLNGSRLELALGDPAAWAGLGLMLKTLQA